One Brassica napus cultivar Da-Ae chromosome C4, Da-Ae, whole genome shotgun sequence genomic region harbors:
- the LOC106392770 gene encoding F-box/kelch-repeat protein At4g38940-like: protein MIRYSRHINASLSRVRWCDYRTLSIVSKHFRSLVTSHELYARRSLLGCTERRLYVALSNRETTSHNPYILCLEANDNHRLVLIPWPTHVPHVGSFVSVGSKIYAFDMLNRYHHLPIPSIDRRFQTVHLVHCMNATMDVSVAGVIGRKIYVTGYTKIPWDTSAKMVMAVFNTETQIWETATETMIGRPYGCVVMAGKMYTRDARNSFVYDPKESKWETDKRLNMFKWEGGCVVDDVLYYFDIRGGSVESL, encoded by the exons ATgatcagat attcaaggcatatcaaCGCATCTTTATCGCGTGTACGGTGGTGCGACTATCGAACACTCTCCATCGTTTCCAAGCATTTCCGATCACTTGTTACCTCCCACGAGCTATACGCGAGACGATCACTGTTAGGATGCACGGAACGCCGTCTCTATGTCGCCCTCTCTAACCGAGAAACCACTTCTCACAATCCTTATATTCTCTGCCTGGAAGCCAACGATAATCACCGCTTGGTCCTTATCCCTTGGCCTACCCATGTGCCCCACGTTGGAAGCTTCGTCTCTGTGGGCTCGAAGATATATGCGTTTGATATGTTGAACCGTTACCACCATCTGCCGATTCCAAGCATTGACCGTAGATTCCAAACGGTGCACCTCGTGCATTGTATGAATGCAACCATGGATGTTTCAGTTGCTGGCGTCATTGGCAGGAAAATATACGTAACTGGATATACTAAAATCCCATGGGATACATCGGCGAAGATGGTCATGGCTGTGTTCAATACAGAAACACAAATATGGGAAACTGCGACAGAGACTATGATAGGTCGGCCCTATGGTTGTGTGGTGATGGCTGGTAAGATGTACACGAGGGATGCTCGTAACAGCTTTGTTTACGATCCAAAGGAGAGTAAATGGGAGACAGACAAGAGGCTGAATATGTTTAAGTGGGAGGGTGGGTGTGTGGTTGATGACGTATTGTATTACTTTGATATTCGTGGTGGGAGTGTTGAGAGCTTATGA
- the LOC106390533 gene encoding uncharacterized protein LOC106390533 isoform X1, with the protein MRILSWNCRGVGSKWTISYLTEIWHKHKPDFLFLSETKQDFGLVQKFQGHFGFDNLVTVDPVGRSGGLALYYNNEYQVNVLYSSNRMIDVEAVALGKMVYMTFVYGEPVQDLREQVWERLTRYGISRSEPWFIIGDLNEITGNHEKKGGGLRSASSFVPFNNMIRNCGLLEFPAKGNKLSWQGRRGKGKGAVMVRCRLDRALANEEWQTLFPCSYTEYLGMVASDHRPVVAYLEDKVPKRKGQFRFDKRWVGKEGLIESITLGWSDNNGDTRPGVVEQISNCRREIAKWRKNNPPYGKEKISELQRALEEVQTDDTRTQEDIIEVSRKLQEAYKDEEEYWHQKSRNMWYSSGDLNTKFYHALTKQRRVRNRIVGLHDGEGNWVTEDIGIERVAVEYFEDLFTTTSPSEFDAFLSEVTPGITPQMNQRLLRIATEEEVREALFMMHPEKAPGPDGMTALFFQHSWHIIKGDLVEMVNDFLVSGEMDSRLNITNICMIPKTERPTRMTEL; encoded by the coding sequence ATGAGAATATTAAGTTGGAATTGCCGAGGAGTAGGAAGTAAGTGGACGATAAGTTATTTAACGGAGATATGGCATAAACACAAaccggattttttatttttatcggagACAAAGCAAGATTTTGGGCTTGTCCAGAAATTTCAAGGTCATTTCGGATTTGATAATTTGGTCACAGTGGATCCGGTTGGAAGAAGTGGTGGATTAGCGCTTTATTATAATAATGAGTATCAGGTTAACGTGTTATATTCAAGTAACCGAATGATAGATGTGGAAGCAGTGGCTCTTGGGAAAATGGTTTATATGACGTTTGTGTATGGAGAACCAGTGCAAGACTTGCGTGAACAAGTGTGGGAACGATTAACCAGATATGGAATTTCGCGTTCAGaaccttggtttattattggtgatttaaatgagattacaggaaatcatgaaaagaaaGGGGGAGGGTTACGGAGTGCGAGTTCATTTGttccttttaataatatgataaggaattgtggtttaCTTGAGTTTCCGGCTAAAGGAAATAAGTTGTCATGGCAAGGAAGGAGGGGTAAGGGCAAAGGGGCAGTTATGGTTAGATGTCGGTTAGATCGGGCGTTAGCAAATGAAGAATGGCAAACGCTTTTTCCCTGCTCTTATACAGAATATCTAGGGATGGTGGCATCGGATCATCGTCCTGTGGTGGCTTATCTAGAAGATAAAGTCCCCAAGAGGAAAGGCCAGTTTCGATTCGATAAAAGATGGGTTGGTAAGGAAGGTCTTATAGAATCAATCACACTGGGATGGTCTGATAATAATGGAGACACAAGACCGGGTGTAGTGGAACAAATTAGTAACTGTCGCCGTGAGATAGCCAAAtggaggaaaaataatccacctTATGGGAAGGAAAAAATATCGGAATTACAGAGAGCGTTGGAAGAGGTACAAACAGATGATACTAGAACTCAAGAGGATATTATTGAGGTGTCCAGGAAGCTACAAGAGGCATATAAGGATGAGGAAGAGTATTGGCATCAGAAAAGTAGaaatatgtggtattcatctgGAGATCTCAATACAAAATTCTATCACGCTTTAACTAAGCAACGAAGGGTCCGGaataggatagttgggttacaTGACGGGGAAGGAAATTGGGTTACAGAGGACATTGGAATAGAGAGAGTGGCGGTTGAATATTTTGAGGATTTATTTACTACTACCTCTCCATCGGAGTTTGATGCGTTTCTCTCAGAGGTAACACCGGGTATAACTCCACAGATGAATCAACGATTATTGAGGATAGCGACAGAGGAGGAAGTCAGAGAGGCTCTGTTTATGATGCATCCTGAGAAGGCACCAGGACCAGATGGCATGACAGCTCTGTTTTTTCAACATTCATGGCATATTATTAAAGGGGATTTGGTGGAGATGGTGAATGATTTTTTGGTGTCTGGAGAAATGGATTCaaggttaaatattactaatatttgcATGATTCCAAAGACGGAgagacctacaaggatgacggagTTGTGA
- the LOC106390533 gene encoding uncharacterized protein LOC106390533 isoform X2, whose protein sequence is MGSGYSRGFKDSIGCLSERYDHKDMDSKRNLGKKVNWGFARVYSGRDWQDSGFTKLFERDAESIGSCTRYSRMTQSQLFGNGGDMNNGEGNRKQLNISDNSDLIKSYSKTLIGRYMNPMEQDVKALLVTGVVLLEFCYHFRLYNGNIGVGVFSGSWLGIWIDWLGQGIMRLAPKLVSSNQLQEAELEMNRALGFGYFWKASG, encoded by the exons ATGGGATCCGGGTATTCCCGGGGATTCAAGGACTCAATCGGGTGTTTATCGGAAAGATACGATCATAAGGATATGGATTCCAAAAGGAATCTTGGAAAAAAGGTTAATTGGGGATTTGCAAGGGTTTATTCGGGTCGGGACTGGCAGGATTCGGGATTCACCAAGCTCTTCGAAAGGGATGCGGAATCCATAGGATCTTGTACAAGATATTCGAG GATGACTCAAAGTCAGCTTTTTGGGAATGGCGGTGATATGAATAATGGCGAAGGAAACCGAAAACAACTGAATATTTCCGATAACTCTGACCTGATTAAGAGTTATTCCAAGACCTTGATAGGGAGGTACATGAACCCGATGGAGCAAGACGTCAAAGCGCTTTTGGTTACTGGTGTAGTTTTACTTGAGTTTTGCTATCACTTCAGGTTATATAATGGGAACATTGGTGTAGGAGTTTTCTCGGGTAGCTGGTTAGGgatttggatcgattggctTGGTCAGGGTATTATGAGGCTTGCTCCTAAACTGGTCTCTTCAAACCAGTTACAGGAAGCAGAACTGGAGATGAACAGGGCGTTAGGTTTCGGTTATTTTTGGAAAGCAAGTGGTTGA
- the LOC106390533 gene encoding uncharacterized protein LOC106390533 isoform X3 has protein sequence MGSGYSRGFKDSIGCLSERYDHKDMDSKRNLGKKVNWGFARVYSGRDWQDSGFTKLFERDAESIGSCTRYSSQLFGNGGDMNNGEGNRKQLNISDNSDLIKSYSKTLIGRYMNPMEQDVKALLVTGVVLLEFCYHFRLYNGNIGVGVFSGSWLGIWIDWLGQGIMRLAPKLVSSNQLQEAELEMNRALGFGYFWKASG, from the exons ATGGGATCCGGGTATTCCCGGGGATTCAAGGACTCAATCGGGTGTTTATCGGAAAGATACGATCATAAGGATATGGATTCCAAAAGGAATCTTGGAAAAAAGGTTAATTGGGGATTTGCAAGGGTTTATTCGGGTCGGGACTGGCAGGATTCGGGATTCACCAAGCTCTTCGAAAGGGATGCGGAATCCATAGGATCTTGTACAAGATATTCGAG TCAGCTTTTTGGGAATGGCGGTGATATGAATAATGGCGAAGGAAACCGAAAACAACTGAATATTTCCGATAACTCTGACCTGATTAAGAGTTATTCCAAGACCTTGATAGGGAGGTACATGAACCCGATGGAGCAAGACGTCAAAGCGCTTTTGGTTACTGGTGTAGTTTTACTTGAGTTTTGCTATCACTTCAGGTTATATAATGGGAACATTGGTGTAGGAGTTTTCTCGGGTAGCTGGTTAGGgatttggatcgattggctTGGTCAGGGTATTATGAGGCTTGCTCCTAAACTGGTCTCTTCAAACCAGTTACAGGAAGCAGAACTGGAGATGAACAGGGCGTTAGGTTTCGGTTATTTTTGGAAAGCAAGTGGTTGA
- the LOC106392772 gene encoding F-box/kelch-repeat protein At4g38940-like codes for MSSKTRSTKEESSEPPSLIPSLPEDIIVDILARVGRCYYPKLSLVSKHFRSLVTSHELYARRSLLGCTEHSLYVVLCNKENDNHYCYVLYRKANGNHSLVLIPSLPKMPRRGGFVAVGSRIYVFGGFKSVPQNAISIDSKRCTSCLV; via the coding sequence ATGTCGTCTAAAACTAGGTCAACGAAGGAGGAATCGTCAGAACCGCCGTCTCTGATCCCGTCACTTCCCGAAGACATCATCGTTGACATCTTAGCACGTGTAGGGAGATGCTACTATCCAAAACTCTCCCTTGTTTCCAAGCACTTCCGATCGCTTGTGACCTCCCACGAGCTATACGCAAGACGATCATTGTTAGGATGCACGGAACACTCTCTCTATGTTGTCCTCTGTAACAAAGAAAACGATAATCACTATTGCTATGTTCTCTACCGGAAAGCCAACGGTAATCACAGCTTGGTCCTTATCCCTTCTCTTCCCAAAATGCCTCGCAGGGGAGGCTTTGTTGCGGTGGGGTCAAGGATATATGTGTTTGGTGGGTTTAAGTCAGTTCCACAGAATGCGATAAGCATTGACTCCAAACGGTGCACCTCATGCCTAGTATGA
- the LOC106392774 gene encoding F-box/kelch-repeat protein At4g38940 produces MSSSKEQPSEQPSLLPSLPDDIIIDILSRVRWCDYRTLSLVSKHFRSLIASHALYARRSFLGCTERRLYVALSNGVTTYHNPYILCLKANGGNHRLVLIPWPTNVPHVGSFANVGSKIYAFDTLNRYHHLPIPSVDCRFQTVHLVSCMNATMDVSVAGVIDGKIYVTGYTKTQWDTAAKMVMAVFDAETQIWETATETIIGRPYGCVVMAGKMYRRDARNSFVYDPKESKWETDKRLNMFKWEGGCVVDDVLYYYDIRGGKVLRAYDPRKSSWVVVKGLERLVAEGRFSESYYTGSCGGKLVLFFSKDRRIKGIRCAQISLERRHHGRSEIWGKIDWCDDVLFRSDDLFVTKTLDVIL; encoded by the coding sequence ATGTCGTCCTCAAAGGAGCAACCATCAGAGCAGCCTTCTCTGCTTCCATCACTTCCCGACGACATCATCATTGACATCTTATCGCGTGTACGGTGGTGCGACTATCGAACACTCTCTCTTGTTTCCAAGCACTTCCGATCACTCATTGCGTCGCATGCGCTATACGCGAGACGATCATTCTTAGGATGCACGGAAAGACGTCTCTACGTTGCCCTCTCTAACGGAGTAACCACTTATCACAATCCTTATATTCTCTGCCTGAAAGCCAACGGCGGCAATCACCGCTTGGTCCTTATCCCTTGGCCTACCAATGTGCCTCACGTTGGAAGCTTCGCCAACGTGGGCTCGAAGATATATGCGTTTGATACGTTGAACCGTTACCACCATCTGCCGATTCCAAGCGTTGACTGTAGATTCCAAACGGTGCACCTCGTGTCTTGTATGAACGCAACCATGGATGTTTCAGTTGCTGGCGTCATTGACGGGAAAATATACGTAACTGGATATActaaaacccaatgggatacaGCGGCGAAGATGGTCATGGCGGTGTTCGATGCAGAAACACAAATATGGGAGACTGCGACAGAGACTATTATAGGTCGGCCATATGGTTGTGTGGTAATGGCTGGTAAGATGTACAGGAGGGATGCTCGTAACAGCTTTGTTTACGATCCAAAGGAGAGTAAATGGGAGACAGACAAGAGGCTGAATATGTTTAAGTGGGAGGGTGGGTGTGTGGTTGATGACGTATTGTATTACTACGATATTCGTGGTGGGAAGGTGTTGAGAGCTTATGACCCAAGAAAGAGTAGTTGGGTAGTGGTGAAAGGTTTGGAAAGATTGGTGGCTGAAGGGAGATTTTCAGAATCGTATTACACTGGGAGTTGCGGTGGGAAGCTggttttgtttttctctaaaGATCGTAGGATAAAAGGTATCAGGTGTGCGCAGATTTCACTGGAAAGGAGGCACCATGGAAGAAGTGAGATTTGGGGTAAAATTGATTGGTGTGATGATGTTTTGTTTCGTAGTGATGATCTTTTCGTTACGAAAACTCTAGATGTTATTCTTTGA